AAATAGTTAAAGATTTAAAAATTTAATTAATATAGAATATTTTCTGTAAAAACAAAATACAATATTATAGAAGAAAATGAGATTAGAAATATTATTACATAGAATACTTTCTATAAAAAATATAGCATTATGGAGGCAAAAATGAAATTAGAAGTATTACCACCTTTATATGTTCAAATAAAAAATCATTTATTAAGAAAAATTACTAATGATGAATATGATGAGCATTCAAAATTACCATCAGAAAGAAAATTAAGTCAAAAATTTGATGTCAGTAGAATGACTGCAAGAAAAGCTTTAAATGAATTAGTGAATGAAGGATACGTTTACAGAGAAGCTGGAAGAGGAACTTTTGTTGCAGGAAAAAAAATAGAAAGAGATTTTATTGAAATTAATGGTTTCACTGAACATCTAAAAAATTGTGGAATAAACGGAATAGAAACAGAAGTTATAACTAAAAAAATTATTGAAGTAGATAATAAAATTGCTGAAAAACTGAATGTTAATACTGGAACTAAATGTTACAAAATAGTACGTCTCAGAAAAGTAAGTAATAATCCAATTTCAATACAATATGCTTATTTAGCAGTTGAAAAATTTAATGAAATTATAAAATATGATCTAAAAAAAGAATCACTCTATCAAATAATACAAGAATATTACAATTGTAATATAACTAAAGCAACTTCAAAACTTGAGTTAAGATATTTAGACGAATATAATGCAAAACTACTCAAATTAAGTAAAAAAATGCCTGTATTTAAAATCAATCAAGTAGCTTATGATAATAATAACAATGTTATAGAATATTGCCAATCATTAAACAGAACTGATGTTTTTTCATATGCATTTGAAATAACAAAATAATCTTTTAAAAATATTGGTATATACCATAAAAGTAAAAATAAAATTCTAGATATAATTTATTTTGAGTAAATAATTAATTGAAGATTCCTAAAAAGGAGGGAGTGAAAATGATAGAAACATTACGAATTGACCACAGACTATTACATGGTCAAGTTGTATTTACATGGGTTAAATTTTTAGATATTGATCATATTATTGTAGCAAATGATAAAGTAAGTAATGATGATATTAAAAAAATGAGTTTGAAACTTGCTAAGCCAACAGGAGTAGGTTTAGATATTCTTTCTATTGAAGATTCAATAAAAAGAAT
The window above is part of the Sporohalobacter salinus genome. Proteins encoded here:
- a CDS encoding GntR family transcriptional regulator, whose protein sequence is MKLEVLPPLYVQIKNHLLRKITNDEYDEHSKLPSERKLSQKFDVSRMTARKALNELVNEGYVYREAGRGTFVAGKKIERDFIEINGFTEHLKNCGINGIETEVITKKIIEVDNKIAEKLNVNTGTKCYKIVRLRKVSNNPISIQYAYLAVEKFNEIIKYDLKKESLYQIIQEYYNCNITKATSKLELRYLDEYNAKLLKLSKKMPVFKINQVAYDNNNNVIEYCQSLNRTDVFSYAFEITK